In Synechococcus sp. CB0101, a genomic segment contains:
- a CDS encoding Nif11-like leader peptide family natural product precursor, which translates to MSEEQLKAFLEAVTADAGLQEKLKGASDADAVVAIAKGAGFLISAEELKKAQAEVSDQELAIVAGGGPLNRLDDFYSEAMKKRLQQELSDKELEGVAGGHNMANQARQLQRDFVRGQF; encoded by the coding sequence ATGTCAGAAGAGCAACTCAAAGCCTTCCTGGAAGCCGTCACGGCTGATGCAGGGCTTCAGGAGAAGTTGAAGGGGGCAAGTGATGCTGATGCCGTGGTGGCGATCGCCAAGGGTGCAGGCTTTTTGATCTCTGCTGAGGAGCTGAAAAAAGCGCAGGCTGAGGTTTCAGATCAAGAGTTGGCTATTGTGGCTGGTGGGGGACCGCTTAATCGTCTTGACGATTTCTATTCTGAGGCGATGAAAAAAAGACTTCAGCAAGAGCTTTCAGATAAGGAGCTCGAAGGCGTAGCCGGAGGGCACAACATGGCTAATCAAGCTAGGCAGTTGCAGAGAGATTTTGTTCGTGGTCAGTTTTGA
- a CDS encoding calcium-binding protein — MRPYLRIPFGSLEIGGEVFRVIDGTTNIRIKTTSKSVLLRNQPSNGFLALSRKRFNKLLGGLDESKRNSVSIRLIDANGQSSNLSSDTTEVSFLGSFKGKAPITSNTVSRQALFTAFKGAVRKLRQQSTSKIDELVYIKSSTEPTSTTTTTATPKSTSSSTSTDASGSSRTFLLSIDADNLEITFGGNSTGPITVTGTTGIPATTSSFTRAGLTRTTDLQLYNYLIQLDSTCTQLDASTYDDTNRGTGIKVSGSSEADEITGSTLVDSINGGAGNDTIAGGSGGDRINAGEGANNITDAGDGEDQITHNSVASTVDIRLVGSSNVTLAATQAGATVSAVDNGDVTLDASGSTASVVLTAAALSGTNKATFTGGSDADQITGGAGDDTITGGDGVDTVNAKEGTNTIYAGRGADIINVDSISQNTINLLLGGSTNRTTVNISSGVADRSTTISAGTANAGMEAIVNGTVGAIMTGSASGPGATVSFTGGGGADSLVGTTGNDTLVGGSGNDTLNGADGSDRLDGGDNDDSFVFTTNVQLRSDATVAGGNGTDRIVFTSAIDTLTPGSAQGNNFHADFNKVNSVEQVELYGSNRVNLGDVFPAAGINTIITGAGNTELRYDNIALGALTIDTVNLEDNNTLTLSQFGSPGSGVWFDVDNLKGNIAANNLQGSLSISAASGTGFDVDVVAGNSDDTIVGGAGNDTILAGAANDLLTGGSGSDRFVQGSSSSTSSTSSTSAPETVSVTFGNGVDRITDFNSLQLDTLNAPALTDSNIRTSGDLGAGDGGPIANNDKLLFQGDFNVATGVFTFSASGADLLYGKVTVGTSISAFGDTSVVLQGAAANFNAANNFATLV; from the coding sequence GTGCGGCCGTACTTACGTATACCATTTGGCTCTCTGGAGATTGGCGGTGAAGTCTTTAGGGTCATTGACGGCACAACTAATATCCGTATTAAGACAACAAGCAAAAGCGTCCTTCTTAGGAATCAACCCAGCAATGGCTTCCTTGCTCTGTCCAGGAAGAGATTTAACAAGCTACTTGGTGGACTAGACGAGAGCAAGAGGAATTCCGTCAGCATTAGGTTAATAGATGCTAACGGTCAGTCTTCCAATCTTAGCAGCGATACAACAGAGGTGTCGTTTCTAGGATCATTCAAAGGCAAGGCTCCAATCACTAGCAATACTGTTTCGCGGCAAGCTCTATTTACGGCATTCAAGGGTGCTGTTCGGAAGCTGCGTCAACAATCCACTTCTAAAATAGATGAACTCGTTTATATTAAATCCAGTACTGAGCCTACGAGTACTACTACGACTACTGCTACGCCTAAATCGACATCTTCATCTACATCGACTGACGCCAGTGGAAGCAGCCGTACATTCCTGCTCAGCATAGATGCGGATAATCTTGAGATCACATTTGGTGGCAATAGTACTGGGCCAATAACCGTCACAGGAACCACTGGAATACCTGCGACCACCTCTTCCTTCACTAGAGCCGGTCTGACGCGTACGACAGATTTGCAGCTTTATAACTATCTTATACAGCTTGATAGTACATGCACGCAGCTAGATGCATCAACATATGATGATACTAATCGTGGCACAGGCATCAAGGTAAGCGGTTCGTCAGAGGCTGATGAAATAACTGGGTCAACTCTGGTTGATTCAATTAATGGTGGAGCTGGTAATGACACAATTGCCGGTGGCAGTGGAGGCGATAGGATCAATGCAGGAGAAGGTGCTAACAACATTACCGATGCTGGTGATGGGGAAGATCAAATCACACACAACAGCGTTGCTTCAACTGTTGATATACGTCTTGTTGGTAGCAGTAATGTAACTCTTGCTGCTACTCAAGCTGGGGCTACCGTTAGCGCCGTTGATAACGGTGATGTCACATTAGATGCCTCTGGCTCTACTGCCTCTGTGGTCTTAACGGCAGCAGCACTTAGTGGTACAAACAAGGCCACATTTACAGGTGGATCGGATGCTGATCAAATCACCGGTGGTGCTGGAGATGACACCATTACTGGCGGTGATGGGGTCGACACGGTTAACGCCAAGGAAGGAACCAACACAATCTATGCGGGTAGAGGTGCCGACATCATTAACGTTGACAGTATATCCCAAAATACCATCAACTTGTTATTAGGTGGCTCAACAAACCGAACCACTGTCAACATTTCATCCGGTGTAGCTGACCGCTCAACAACGATTTCTGCAGGCACTGCTAATGCAGGAATGGAGGCCATTGTGAACGGAACCGTAGGTGCCATCATGACCGGTTCTGCATCAGGTCCTGGTGCCACAGTGAGTTTTACAGGCGGAGGTGGCGCTGATTCTTTGGTTGGTACCACCGGCAACGATACGCTTGTTGGTGGTTCTGGAAACGACACCCTTAATGGCGCTGATGGGTCTGATCGTCTAGATGGTGGTGATAACGATGACTCATTCGTGTTTACTACCAATGTCCAGTTGCGAAGTGATGCCACCGTTGCCGGTGGAAACGGGACCGATAGGATAGTCTTTACATCGGCGATTGATACACTTACACCGGGATCAGCCCAAGGAAACAATTTTCATGCCGACTTTAATAAGGTCAATAGTGTTGAGCAGGTGGAGCTATATGGTTCAAACCGTGTAAACCTTGGCGACGTCTTTCCTGCGGCTGGCATAAACACTATAATTACTGGCGCAGGCAATACAGAGCTTCGTTACGATAATATTGCTTTGGGTGCACTGACTATTGATACAGTCAATCTTGAAGATAACAATACACTTACTCTCAGTCAGTTTGGCTCTCCAGGGTCAGGAGTCTGGTTTGACGTTGATAATCTTAAGGGCAACATTGCAGCTAATAACCTTCAGGGATCGCTAAGTATTTCTGCGGCATCTGGCACTGGGTTCGATGTTGATGTAGTAGCAGGAAACTCAGATGACACGATTGTTGGTGGTGCCGGCAATGACACTATTCTTGCTGGCGCAGCCAATGATCTGCTGACAGGTGGTTCAGGTTCTGATCGCTTTGTTCAGGGATCTTCCTCTTCTACATCTTCAACAAGTTCTACTTCAGCCCCTGAAACGGTTTCCGTTACTTTTGGGAACGGCGTAGATCGGATTACAGATTTTAATTCGCTCCAGCTAGACACTTTAAATGCGCCAGCCCTTACCGATTCCAATATTCGTACGAGCGGAGACCTTGGAGCTGGTGACGGTGGTCCTATCGCAAATAATGACAAATTGCTGTTCCAGGGAGACTTCAATGTCGCTACGGGGGTATTTACCTTCTCTGCCAGTGGCGCCGATCTTTTGTATGGAAAAGTAACTGTCGGTACATCTATTTCCGCGTTTGGCGATACTTCAGTCGTTCTGCAAGGAGCTGCGGCCAACTTCAATGCTGCCAATAATTTTGCCACTCTTGTATAG
- the istA gene encoding IS21 family transposase, translating into MAAEMPVQTPQDVEAMQRLSAAGWGRRRIARELGCSPETVRKYLRQGGWQPYGKPCRTSVLDGQREWLRQRFLAHRGNADVLRQELASEKGIKVSLRTVERAVEPWRRELRNAAVATVRFETPPGRQLQADFGQCVVRIGGERVRVHLAVLTLGYSRRLLVRAFRSEKQDHWLSTLEEGFRHWGGVPQEVLVDNARALVSQHDPERQILVFAQRLEQFASYWGFKPRACRPYRARTKGKDERGVAYVKRNAMAGREFSSWAELEAHLVRWTREVADLRVHGTTGEAPLERFMRAEAQALQPLEAKPSFLAERELVRVVHSDCCVEVEANWYSAPQALIRQRVSVLVRDQQVLIRHGGRIVAEHRRQRPGSRSRQVIDGHWDGLVPQRQRREAVRSLRDTSERCDQEQEQEQERRMVRSSELARPLAVYAELIGEVAA; encoded by the coding sequence ATGGCTGCGGAGATGCCGGTGCAGACCCCTCAGGATGTGGAGGCGATGCAGCGGCTTTCGGCAGCAGGCTGGGGCCGTAGACGGATTGCCCGGGAACTGGGCTGTTCGCCGGAGACGGTGCGCAAGTACCTACGGCAGGGTGGCTGGCAGCCCTATGGCAAGCCCTGCCGCACCTCGGTTCTCGATGGTCAACGGGAGTGGCTGCGGCAGCGATTTCTGGCCCACCGCGGCAATGCCGACGTGCTGCGGCAGGAGTTGGCCAGTGAGAAGGGAATCAAGGTGAGCCTGCGCACGGTGGAGCGTGCGGTTGAGCCATGGCGGCGTGAGCTGCGCAACGCAGCTGTGGCGACGGTGCGGTTTGAGACGCCACCGGGCCGGCAGCTGCAGGCGGACTTTGGCCAGTGCGTGGTGCGTATTGGCGGCGAGCGGGTGCGGGTGCACCTGGCGGTGCTCACCTTGGGATACTCCAGGCGACTGTTGGTGCGGGCGTTCCGCAGCGAGAAGCAGGACCACTGGCTCTCAACCCTGGAGGAGGGGTTCCGGCACTGGGGCGGTGTGCCTCAGGAGGTGCTCGTGGATAACGCTCGCGCCCTGGTGAGTCAGCACGATCCGGAACGACAGATCCTGGTGTTTGCCCAGCGGCTTGAGCAGTTCGCCAGCTACTGGGGGTTCAAGCCCCGCGCCTGCCGGCCGTACCGGGCCAGGACGAAAGGCAAAGACGAACGTGGGGTGGCGTACGTCAAACGCAACGCCATGGCCGGGCGGGAGTTCAGCAGCTGGGCGGAGCTGGAGGCCCATCTGGTGCGCTGGACCCGTGAGGTCGCTGACCTGAGGGTGCATGGCACCACGGGTGAGGCGCCGCTGGAGCGGTTTATGCGCGCAGAAGCCCAGGCCTTGCAGCCGCTGGAGGCCAAGCCGTCCTTCTTGGCAGAGCGGGAGCTGGTGCGCGTTGTGCACAGCGACTGCTGCGTGGAAGTGGAAGCGAACTGGTATTCGGCGCCGCAGGCGCTGATCCGCCAGCGGGTGAGCGTGCTGGTGCGCGATCAACAGGTTCTGATCCGCCATGGCGGCAGGATCGTGGCTGAGCACAGGCGTCAGCGGCCTGGTAGCCGTAGCCGCCAGGTGATCGACGGCCATTGGGATGGCCTGGTGCCGCAACGGCAGCGGCGCGAGGCGGTGCGTTCGCTGCGGGACACCAGCGAGCGTTGTGATCAAGAACAGGAGCAAGAGCAGGAGCGGCGCATGGTTCGCAGCTCTGAACTGGCCCGGCCTCTGGCCGTCTATGCCGAGCTGATCGGTGAGGTAGCGGCATGA
- the istB gene encoding IS21-like element helper ATPase IstB: MSTNPRNRSTPITPPVPTEELEAMLTRLRLPAIRDRLDALLEEAARREMNLREALTWLCTAEVARKDQLRMEMALRLARFPYVRTLEAFDFEAQPSIDPAQIRELATCRWVANGDTLLLLGPPGVGKTHLAVALGREAVRLGHSVQYVGAMELITALAKAQAQHALEARLTQYAKTRLLIIDELGYLPLEPNAAYLFFQLISRCYQRGSVLITSNRPVMEWGEVFGDQVVATAILDRLLHHSHVLTIRGDSYRLKGKRRSGLIRPQAGGSSSQDSAGLQPPPPSEEA; this comes from the coding sequence ATGAGCACCAACCCGCGCAACCGATCCACACCCATCACGCCACCGGTGCCGACCGAGGAGCTGGAGGCGATGCTTACCCGCCTGCGGCTACCGGCCATCCGCGATCGCCTCGATGCGCTCCTGGAGGAGGCGGCAAGGCGGGAGATGAACCTGCGTGAGGCGCTGACCTGGCTCTGCACAGCTGAGGTGGCTCGCAAGGACCAGCTGCGGATGGAAATGGCGCTGCGGCTGGCGCGCTTTCCGTATGTGCGGACGCTGGAGGCATTTGATTTCGAGGCTCAGCCGTCGATCGATCCGGCCCAAATCCGCGAGCTGGCCACCTGCCGTTGGGTGGCCAACGGCGACACCTTGCTACTGCTCGGACCGCCGGGTGTGGGTAAGACCCACTTGGCCGTGGCACTGGGCCGGGAGGCGGTGCGGCTCGGTCACAGCGTCCAGTACGTCGGTGCGATGGAGCTGATCACAGCCCTGGCCAAAGCCCAGGCGCAGCACGCCCTGGAAGCAAGGCTGACGCAGTACGCCAAAACCCGGCTGCTGATCATCGATGAGCTCGGCTACCTGCCGCTTGAGCCGAACGCGGCCTATCTGTTCTTCCAGCTGATCTCCCGCTGCTACCAGCGCGGCAGCGTGTTGATCACCTCCAACCGCCCCGTCATGGAGTGGGGCGAGGTGTTTGGTGATCAGGTGGTTGCCACGGCAATCCTCGATCGGCTGCTGCACCACAGCCACGTGCTGACGATCCGGGGCGACAGCTACCGGCTCAAAGGGAAACGTCGCAGCGGTCTCATCCGCCCGCAGGCGGGCGGTTCCTCCTCACAGGACAGCGCTGGCCTACAGCCACCGCCGCCCAGTGAGGAGGCCTGA
- a CDS encoding IS3 family transposase, whose product MARGEPAAAHPRKQKRARPADGSVRRHQAEHPHQVWAMDFQFDATADGRRLKFLNVIDEHSRLCLAIRVGRRCKSRDVVAVLEELTSLYPAPAFIRSDNGPEFIAHALKRWSENSGTTTAYIEPGSPWQNGFAESFNSRFRDELLNTELFTTVSEAQTLADRWRWEYNTLRPHSALQGRTPLEAAQPAAA is encoded by the coding sequence CTGGCGCGAGGAGAACCTGCAGCGGCCCACCCCCGCAAGCAGAAGAGGGCACGCCCGGCTGACGGCTCGGTGCGACGTCACCAGGCTGAGCACCCGCACCAGGTCTGGGCGATGGACTTCCAATTCGACGCCACGGCCGATGGCCGGCGGCTCAAGTTCCTCAACGTGATCGACGAGCACAGCCGTCTCTGCCTGGCCATCCGGGTGGGCAGGCGCTGCAAGTCCAGAGACGTCGTGGCGGTGCTGGAGGAGCTCACCAGCCTCTACCCAGCCCCAGCGTTCATCCGCAGCGACAACGGGCCCGAATTCATCGCCCACGCCCTCAAGCGCTGGAGCGAGAACAGCGGCACCACCACGGCCTACATCGAACCAGGATCACCGTGGCAGAACGGGTTTGCCGAGTCGTTCAACAGCCGGTTCAGGGATGAGTTACTGAACACCGAGCTGTTCACCACCGTGAGCGAGGCCCAAACCTTGGCTGATCGCTGGCGCTGGGAGTACAACACCTTGAGGCCGCATTCAGCCCTCCAGGGGCGTACGCCCCTGGAGGCAGCTCAACCAGCTGCTGCATAA
- a CDS encoding tyrosine-type recombinase/integrase: MVYQTVYHLVYQGCSAPVPRGRFNKAKPQSGLPGLLWRQRGNGGSWVVSLAVPRHLQPRVVNRSGKPLTRLERTTGTDSLKLAKELYPGLLSELKQELAERAGSLLETKEMASRRLVGELYQKLAAPTAATPHQAAEQKTAQMLALAEGSSIGQLHGLMQELQELLVGLTTRGFAEAGLPLDAAELPQAVASIKTAVLEAREFQYRRQQYGFVADETELGKKLASSAYQPKPISIFDVAKSKRSRIGDRTYENLERACNRWKAIIGEESLESITSSHLNFFVRKLHLPKPEGGYGYCVDNANNEGVRIRSLIKFHNEHQKEDANRIQEPSWERIKESKAQQKERVRKDRDKATDKDDVKRLLDYAYLEHDDKFAWLFVLLIDNTTLRNTEALTLKWKDVVCQDGIWFIDLQDSKTAAGIRRLPLNSRLMKYMLPLKGADDEFIINSSWPHWKNPKDASGNFLRQARKALGIEGRINAHAFRHGAGGDLGYSQTEHIKITLMGHAGKQTDQYSRREWLELRKAVEAIGTDWTPPSVFPPPPLETRFDPGL; the protein is encoded by the coding sequence GTGGTTTATCAAACGGTTTATCATCTGGTTTATCAAGGCTGCTCTGCTCCTGTGCCTAGGGGACGCTTCAACAAGGCCAAGCCTCAGTCCGGGCTGCCGGGGTTGCTCTGGCGGCAAAGGGGAAATGGGGGGAGCTGGGTGGTCAGCTTGGCGGTTCCACGTCACCTGCAGCCACGCGTTGTGAACCGCTCAGGAAAGCCTCTGACAAGGCTGGAGCGCACGACGGGTACTGACTCCCTCAAGCTGGCCAAGGAGCTGTACCCAGGGCTCCTGAGCGAGCTGAAGCAGGAGCTGGCTGAGCGAGCGGGATCCCTTCTGGAAACCAAAGAGATGGCTTCAAGACGGCTTGTGGGGGAGCTGTACCAAAAGCTTGCCGCGCCTACTGCTGCGACACCCCACCAAGCCGCAGAACAGAAAACGGCTCAGATGCTTGCCTTGGCAGAGGGCTCCTCCATTGGTCAGCTACATGGATTGATGCAGGAGCTTCAGGAACTACTTGTTGGCCTGACGACCCGTGGATTCGCTGAGGCAGGATTGCCACTTGATGCAGCTGAGCTTCCTCAGGCAGTTGCATCAATAAAAACAGCAGTCCTGGAAGCTCGGGAATTCCAGTACCGGCGCCAGCAGTATGGTTTCGTTGCTGATGAGACTGAGCTCGGGAAAAAGCTCGCATCTTCAGCCTATCAACCAAAACCAATCTCCATTTTCGACGTTGCCAAAAGTAAGAGGTCGCGAATAGGTGATCGTACCTATGAAAACCTAGAACGAGCTTGCAACCGCTGGAAGGCGATCATTGGTGAAGAGTCTCTTGAGTCAATAACGTCCTCGCACCTAAACTTCTTTGTCCGGAAGCTGCATTTACCAAAGCCGGAGGGCGGTTATGGCTATTGCGTGGACAACGCAAATAACGAAGGCGTAAGAATTCGTTCGCTGATCAAGTTCCACAATGAACATCAGAAAGAAGATGCCAACAGAATTCAGGAGCCGAGCTGGGAGCGAATTAAGGAATCAAAAGCTCAGCAGAAAGAGCGGGTCAGGAAAGACAGGGATAAGGCCACGGACAAGGATGACGTGAAGCGGCTGCTTGATTACGCGTACCTAGAGCATGATGACAAGTTTGCCTGGTTGTTTGTTCTTCTTATTGACAACACGACTCTGCGGAACACTGAAGCCCTCACCTTGAAGTGGAAGGATGTTGTCTGCCAGGATGGAATCTGGTTTATCGATCTTCAAGACTCCAAAACGGCAGCTGGTATCCGAAGGCTTCCCTTGAACTCAAGACTCATGAAATACATGCTGCCATTAAAGGGAGCTGACGATGAGTTCATTATTAATAGCAGCTGGCCGCATTGGAAGAATCCAAAGGATGCCAGTGGCAACTTCTTGAGGCAGGCACGAAAAGCACTCGGAATTGAGGGTCGTATCAACGCCCATGCTTTCCGCCATGGAGCCGGTGGTGACCTCGGTTACTCACAAACTGAGCACATCAAGATCACGCTTATGGGCCACGCTGGAAAGCAGACAGATCAATACAGTCGACGGGAGTGGCTTGAGCTTCGTAAGGCGGTCGAAGCTATTGGCACAGACTGGACTCCTCCCTCGGTATTCCCACCGCCACCATTGGAGACTCGCTTTGACCCCGGTCTCTAA
- a CDS encoding histone deacetylase — protein MRPPFVYHPAYSAPLPSSHRFPMAKFRLLHQLLQDQGLANVDQFVEPLPAPRRWLELVHEPRYHRAFARGELSHQEQRRIGLPATTPLVQRTWLAVGGTVLTARLALEHGLACHLAGGTHHAYPDHGSGFCIFNDCAVAARVLLAESRVQQLMVIDLDVHQGDATAAIFADEPRVFTVSVHCQSNFPLRKQCSDVDLPLDDGLEDDAYLSAIGDLIPNLLDQVRPDLVLYNAGVDPHRDDRLGKLCLTSTGLLNRDRLVLDACLRRSIPVATVIGGGYDDLNPLVERHGLVFRAATEQARLHGL, from the coding sequence GTGAGGCCGCCGTTCGTCTACCACCCGGCCTATTCCGCGCCGCTGCCCAGTAGCCATCGCTTTCCGATGGCGAAGTTCCGCTTGCTGCATCAGCTGCTGCAAGACCAAGGGCTAGCCAACGTTGATCAATTCGTGGAACCGCTACCGGCGCCGCGCCGTTGGCTGGAGCTGGTGCATGAGCCGCGTTACCACCGAGCCTTTGCCCGCGGGGAGCTCAGCCATCAGGAGCAGCGCCGCATCGGCTTGCCAGCCACCACGCCGCTGGTGCAACGCACCTGGCTGGCGGTGGGCGGCACCGTGCTCACTGCCCGACTGGCGTTGGAGCACGGCTTGGCCTGCCATCTGGCGGGCGGCACCCATCACGCCTACCCCGATCACGGCAGCGGTTTCTGCATCTTCAACGATTGCGCCGTGGCCGCCCGGGTGCTGCTGGCGGAAAGCCGGGTGCAGCAGCTGATGGTGATCGATCTCGATGTGCATCAAGGCGATGCCACCGCCGCGATCTTCGCGGATGAGCCGCGGGTGTTCACCGTGTCGGTCCACTGCCAGAGCAACTTTCCGCTGCGCAAACAATGCAGCGATGTCGACCTCCCGCTCGACGATGGCCTCGAAGACGACGCCTACCTCAGCGCCATCGGCGACCTCATCCCCAACCTGCTGGATCAGGTGCGGCCAGATCTGGTGCTCTACAACGCCGGCGTGGATCCCCATCGCGACGACCGGCTCGGCAAGCTCTGCCTCACCAGCACAGGGCTGCTCAACCGCGACCGGCTGGTGCTGGATGCCTGCCTGCGGCGCTCGATCCCTGTGGCCACTGTGATCGGCGGCGGCTACGACGATCTCAATCCGCTGGTGGAGCGCCACGGGTTGGTGTTCCGGGCCGCGACAGAGCAGGCCCGGTTACACGGCTTGTGA
- the pdhA gene encoding pyruvate dehydrogenase (acetyl-transferring) E1 component subunit alpha, protein MTQADLGQSVASNGAPACSADVNAVGLHAERLMNLYPSTPAVVSRDEGLMLYRDMTLGRRFEDKCAEMYYRGKMFGFVHLYNGQEAVSTGVIKAMKMQHDWFCSTYRDHVHALSCGVPAREVMSELFGKETGCSKGRGGSMHLFSKEHHLLGGYAFIGEGIPVALGAAFTSRYKRDALGDASSDAVTAAFFGDGTCNIGQFYECLNMAALWKLPILFVVENNKWAIGMDHNRATSDPEIWRKAAAFGMAGEEVDGMDVLAVRGAAQRAIERARAGEGPTLLECLTYRFRGHSLADPDELRAEAEKEFWAQRDPIKRLAAHLIEHNLATADELKGIEKEIDAEVADCVEFALAAPEPKPEELTRYIWAED, encoded by the coding sequence ATGACACAGGCAGATCTCGGCCAGAGCGTCGCCAGCAACGGGGCTCCCGCCTGCTCCGCCGATGTGAACGCGGTCGGCCTGCATGCCGAGCGGCTGATGAATCTTTACCCCTCCACCCCGGCTGTGGTGAGCCGCGATGAGGGCTTGATGCTCTATCGCGACATGACCCTGGGTCGGCGCTTTGAAGACAAGTGCGCCGAGATGTATTACCGGGGCAAGATGTTCGGCTTCGTGCACCTCTACAACGGCCAGGAGGCCGTGAGCACGGGCGTGATCAAGGCGATGAAGATGCAGCACGACTGGTTCTGCAGCACTTATCGCGATCACGTGCATGCCCTCAGCTGCGGCGTGCCGGCCCGCGAGGTGATGAGCGAGCTGTTTGGCAAAGAAACTGGTTGCAGCAAGGGCCGCGGCGGCTCGATGCACCTGTTCTCCAAGGAGCATCACCTGCTGGGTGGCTATGCGTTCATCGGTGAGGGCATCCCCGTGGCGCTCGGCGCCGCCTTCACCAGCCGCTACAAGCGCGACGCCCTGGGCGATGCCAGCAGCGATGCCGTGACGGCCGCCTTCTTCGGGGATGGCACTTGCAACATCGGTCAGTTCTATGAGTGCCTGAACATGGCGGCGCTCTGGAAGCTGCCGATCCTGTTCGTGGTGGAGAACAACAAGTGGGCCATCGGCATGGACCACAACCGCGCCACCAGCGATCCGGAGATCTGGCGCAAAGCCGCTGCCTTCGGCATGGCCGGTGAAGAGGTGGATGGCATGGATGTGCTGGCGGTGCGTGGTGCTGCCCAGCGCGCCATCGAGCGCGCCCGCGCCGGCGAAGGCCCCACCCTGCTTGAGTGCCTCACCTATCGCTTCCGCGGCCACTCCCTCGCCGACCCCGACGAGCTGCGCGCTGAGGCGGAGAAGGAGTTCTGGGCGCAGCGCGATCCGATCAAGCGCCTCGCCGCTCACCTGATCGAGCACAACCTGGCGACTGCCGATGAGCTCAAGGGGATCGAGAAGGAGATCGATGCCGAGGTGGCCGATTGCGTGGAATTTGCGTTGGCAGCCCCCGAGCCCAAGCCGGAAGAGCTCACCCGCTACATCTGGGCGGAAGACTGA